Proteins found in one Maridesulfovibrio sp. genomic segment:
- a CDS encoding PilN domain-containing protein codes for MNFRKLLKTMPLRRSFGKTHRTAVVFDEKGDYAASFEYSSKAGGWRPLPQLPEANLPRPCTLVLPASMLALVRTPTPNNEQKDALADVETEAAQRLFRSPETGGREVRFHSVEKGMTATLGWVSNELLHKCLETAKSMGFQVTSIVTPEFDLKSSGPAILVSRGERETRLCCIHKNVPLVWQAVPEGGLSFKSAMGVILAELKAEKLPMPEKAVFWNSLNSGGESKDFAGVIEGELPGILTTVIRSYEEFLPLLRVNRVKGSFHESLEEWGRVPLASRDYLRAGLAFAGAIAGCLLLFFSVIHLNTQDAAALKNEAKKILFLAKRTDLVTMEIREYARRNRAILRYTVQKPFVSHVFRDLGDSVPAQVKLNTMRLDRSGKITLQGESKNEISLMSLLENLSSTEIFSNAVLASMSKLEQGLGFRFVVEIDFPAWQRFFKPVEKQEKSQ; via the coding sequence ATGAATTTCAGGAAGCTGCTCAAAACCATGCCGCTTAGGCGTTCATTCGGTAAAACACACCGGACAGCCGTGGTGTTTGATGAAAAGGGTGATTACGCGGCTTCTTTTGAATATTCTTCCAAAGCTGGTGGCTGGCGTCCTTTGCCGCAATTGCCTGAAGCGAATCTGCCCCGGCCCTGCACCTTGGTGCTTCCCGCTTCCATGCTCGCTTTAGTACGCACCCCGACCCCGAACAATGAGCAGAAAGATGCCTTGGCTGATGTGGAAACAGAGGCCGCTCAGCGTCTGTTCCGGTCACCGGAAACAGGAGGCCGTGAAGTCCGCTTTCACAGCGTGGAAAAAGGTATGACCGCAACTCTCGGCTGGGTGTCCAACGAGTTACTGCATAAATGCCTGGAAACGGCCAAAAGTATGGGGTTTCAGGTCACATCCATCGTGACTCCGGAATTTGACCTGAAGTCAAGCGGACCGGCCATACTTGTTTCACGCGGGGAACGGGAAACAAGGCTGTGCTGCATTCATAAAAATGTTCCGCTGGTCTGGCAGGCTGTCCCGGAAGGCGGATTATCTTTCAAAAGCGCGATGGGCGTGATTCTGGCTGAACTCAAGGCGGAAAAACTACCTATGCCTGAGAAGGCGGTGTTTTGGAATTCTCTTAATTCCGGCGGTGAATCGAAGGATTTTGCCGGAGTTATTGAGGGCGAGCTGCCCGGAATCCTTACGACGGTTATCCGATCCTACGAAGAATTCCTGCCTTTGCTGCGCGTAAATAGGGTCAAAGGTTCTTTTCACGAAAGCCTCGAAGAATGGGGCCGTGTTCCGCTTGCATCCAGAGATTACCTGCGGGCGGGGCTGGCCTTTGCGGGGGCTATCGCGGGTTGCCTGCTGCTTTTCTTTTCCGTGATCCATTTAAATACTCAGGACGCTGCGGCCCTTAAAAATGAGGCCAAGAAGATTCTGTTTCTGGCTAAGCGGACGGATCTGGTGACAATGGAGATTCGCGAATATGCCCGGCGCAACAGGGCCATTCTTAGGTATACGGTTCAAAAACCGTTTGTCTCCCATGTCTTTCGCGATCTGGGAGATTCGGTTCCGGCTCAGGTTAAGTTGAATACCATGCGGCTTGACCGTTCCGGCAAGATAACCCTGCAAGGGGAATCGAAAAATGAGATCAGTCTTATGTCTCTGCTGGAGAATCTGAGCAGTACGGAGATTTTTAGCAATGCGGTGCTCGCCTCCATGAGTAAGCTTGAACAGGGGCTCGGTTTTCGTTTTGTTGTGGAGATTGATTTTCCAGCATGGCAGCGTTTTTTTAAGCCCGTTGAGAAACAGGAGAAATCGCAATGA
- a CDS encoding type II secretion system protein GspK translates to MHGEPVRKTRLSNQQGFALVITLWVMAILGVMAASFSYEALCESKVESWSSQDRRAYNLARGGIHRAAGVIRKHARDPVHSITDKWFSGQSLYKDVKFGPGYYSIVSSEIDHSKKINKEKVLHYGLVDEESRLNINVATMGQLQGFPAVSNVLASNIVYFLTKKRGNSTKGAPASVAMAKGQVDGPVRSLDELLQVKGMSRDILYGSSGGNGGIAQHLTCFSSGKVNINTAGKEVLHAVGFSNGQVQSLLAYRLSGWKGFASVNAALSVLGATSNNAHIAPFLTVKSKNFTMTCLAGFESGKFVERITARISVDKNQLRFTRWESESLPRI, encoded by the coding sequence ATGCACGGGGAACCGGTCAGGAAAACACGGCTTTCAAATCAGCAGGGGTTCGCCCTTGTAATTACGCTGTGGGTTATGGCGATTCTAGGTGTAATGGCGGCTTCCTTTTCTTATGAGGCATTATGTGAGTCTAAGGTGGAAAGCTGGAGCAGTCAGGATCGGCGGGCTTATAATCTGGCTCGTGGCGGAATCCACAGAGCTGCCGGGGTCATCAGGAAACATGCCCGCGATCCGGTGCACAGCATTACGGACAAGTGGTTCTCCGGGCAATCATTGTATAAGGATGTGAAGTTCGGACCGGGGTATTATTCCATTGTCAGCTCCGAAATCGACCACTCCAAAAAAATAAATAAAGAGAAAGTGTTGCATTATGGCTTGGTCGACGAGGAATCGCGTTTGAATATCAATGTGGCGACAATGGGCCAGTTGCAGGGATTCCCCGCTGTCTCAAATGTTCTGGCATCGAATATAGTTTATTTCCTGACGAAGAAACGTGGTAACAGTACTAAAGGGGCGCCCGCCTCTGTGGCAATGGCTAAAGGGCAGGTCGACGGTCCGGTTCGCAGTCTGGATGAACTACTACAAGTGAAGGGAATGAGCCGGGATATTTTGTACGGTTCTTCCGGTGGCAACGGCGGCATAGCGCAGCATCTGACCTGTTTTTCTTCGGGTAAGGTCAATATAAATACGGCGGGCAAGGAAGTGCTCCATGCCGTGGGGTTCAGCAATGGACAGGTGCAGAGCCTGCTGGCCTATCGGCTTTCGGGATGGAAAGGTTTCGCCTCGGTGAATGCCGCTCTCAGTGTGCTGGGGGCTACCTCGAACAATGCGCATATTGCACCGTTTTTAACGGTGAAGTCCAAGAATTTTACAATGACCTGTCTGGCCGGGTTTGAGTCCGGTAAATTTGTTGAAAGGATAACTGCAAGAATAAGTGTAGATAAGAATCAATTGCGTTTTACCCGCTGGGAGTCCGAGTCCCTGCCGCGAATATGA
- a CDS encoding prepilin-type N-terminal cleavage/methylation domain-containing protein produces the protein MRTRTSPTTDANGFTLLELLVAMTVGAVVLTAVYSIFVTATRVEKGAQAILSPMRSASYAFSMLGRDVRNLDPLSPASNILCNAGKCRFPVVDKKGKRIWVQYILKDKILWREEREDKNGKPKKGKPHSKMELCNGVVEARFKLTPRGRGTKLSGDSTVASKPGPGMIGLVLDFKEGPSRRDVFRSRILLEVTPQQKSG, from the coding sequence GTGAGAACGCGGACATCACCAACTACTGATGCCAACGGCTTCACCCTTCTTGAGCTGCTGGTTGCTATGACAGTAGGGGCGGTAGTGCTGACTGCTGTTTATTCTATCTTTGTAACGGCTACGCGGGTGGAAAAGGGAGCGCAGGCGATACTCAGCCCCATGCGTTCAGCCTCTTACGCTTTCAGCATGCTGGGTAGAGATGTCCGTAATCTGGACCCCTTGAGTCCGGCTTCAAATATTCTCTGCAATGCCGGTAAATGCCGGTTCCCGGTTGTGGATAAAAAAGGAAAGCGGATCTGGGTGCAATATATCCTCAAGGACAAAATCCTTTGGAGAGAGGAACGCGAGGATAAAAATGGAAAACCGAAAAAAGGAAAACCCCACTCAAAAATGGAGCTTTGCAACGGGGTGGTTGAAGCCCGCTTCAAGCTGACTCCCAGAGGGCGGGGCACGAAACTCTCCGGTGATTCGACGGTAGCCTCCAAACCCGGACCGGGGATGATCGGGCTGGTTCTTGATTTTAAGGAAGGTCCCTCGCGGCGGGATGTTTTTCGGTCGCGGATTTTATTGGAAGTAACACCGCAGCAGAAGTCGGGGTGA
- the gspG gene encoding type II secretion system major pseudopilin GspG — protein sequence MMQNGKRGFTLIEMLVVIVIIGVLAAIVAPRFFGKTGEAKVAAAKAQIEDFSMALQSYQLDTGDFPTNQQGLNALVKKPTTPPVPENWHGPYMSKNTIPKDPWNNPYVYTSPGKHSPDFDLLSYGKDGKPGGTGENADITNY from the coding sequence ATGATGCAAAACGGAAAACGAGGTTTCACGCTCATCGAAATGTTGGTGGTAATTGTTATTATCGGCGTGCTTGCGGCCATTGTAGCTCCACGGTTCTTTGGCAAAACAGGAGAGGCCAAGGTCGCGGCGGCCAAGGCGCAGATAGAAGATTTTTCCATGGCCCTGCAAAGCTACCAACTGGATACGGGGGATTTTCCCACTAACCAGCAGGGGCTGAATGCGCTGGTGAAAAAGCCCACCACGCCGCCCGTACCCGAGAACTGGCACGGACCGTATATGAGCAAGAACACCATCCCCAAGGACCCGTGGAATAATCCGTATGTATACACTTCTCCGGGTAAGCATAGTCCTGACTTTGATCTTTTAAGTTACGGAAAGGACGGCAAGCCCGGAGGAACAGGTGAGAACGCGGACATCACCAACTACTGA
- a CDS encoding PDZ domain-containing protein, producing the protein MKTVPRLIISFPRILFFLLLCACLAGCQLKSDPIDIGYQSRSRPLMGLQLKVVKKEMHIIEEIAKEQTSEDQDRALLVMDCKPDSPAQKGGVQLGDILVEIDGVPVQGMRDSTFIMQRKRPGDNVALTIYRDGKITKTDVHLPADVAVTKAVNKSSWGTP; encoded by the coding sequence ATGAAAACGGTACCGCGTTTGATTATAAGCTTTCCCCGAATTCTGTTTTTTCTCCTGCTTTGCGCCTGCCTGGCCGGGTGCCAGCTCAAGTCGGACCCTATTGATATCGGCTACCAGTCCCGGTCCCGCCCTTTGATGGGTTTGCAGTTGAAGGTTGTTAAAAAAGAGATGCACATAATTGAAGAGATAGCAAAAGAACAAACCAGTGAGGATCAGGATCGTGCCCTGCTCGTAATGGATTGCAAACCGGACAGCCCTGCCCAAAAGGGCGGTGTTCAGCTCGGAGATATCCTTGTTGAAATTGATGGCGTCCCGGTGCAGGGCATGCGGGATTCAACATTTATCATGCAACGAAAAAGGCCCGGGGATAATGTTGCCTTGACTATCTATAGAGACGGTAAAATCACTAAAACTGATGTTCATCTGCCTGCTGACGTTGCAGTCACAAAGGCGGTCAATAAATCAAGCTGGGGGACTCCATGA
- a CDS encoding prepilin-type N-terminal cleavage/methylation domain-containing protein produces the protein MCAEPAESGFSLMEVMVAMAILSIGLVAVAGVYSQAAANLSQVEGYERAALEAEMRLASFLNQGNSEPGTTSGACETLSHGRWKIVSKKDPDYSGVIRVMVTVLFFVEGREHEYVLETAQVDQNLPVQSKTRKKDMEK, from the coding sequence ATGTGCGCTGAACCAGCCGAATCCGGTTTTTCATTGATGGAAGTTATGGTTGCCATGGCCATCTTGTCCATCGGGCTGGTTGCGGTGGCGGGGGTTTATTCTCAGGCCGCCGCAAATCTGTCTCAGGTGGAAGGTTATGAAAGGGCCGCGCTGGAGGCTGAAATGCGGCTGGCTTCGTTTTTGAATCAGGGGAACAGCGAGCCGGGAACTACTTCAGGCGCTTGTGAAACCCTGTCTCACGGCAGGTGGAAGATCGTCAGCAAAAAAGACCCGGACTATTCCGGCGTGATACGGGTCATGGTTACAGTTCTCTTCTTTGTGGAAGGCCGGGAGCATGAATATGTTCTTGAAACCGCACAGGTTGATCAGAATCTGCCCGTGCAGAGCAAAACCCGGAAAAAGGATATGGAAAAATGA
- a CDS encoding prepilin-type N-terminal cleavage/methylation domain-containing protein, which yields MDFQNKKKLKNSAGQNGFTLLELIVVMVIMSIVMAVLMPRLSEQLMGNSLRSAVSELGTIAASARFRAADTGKQHVVVIDTESSELKLFSGDKSKILSMTLLPPKVTVKDMELLGKSVSGHEMHIIFYPQGTATPARMRLVSEKRESMNLVVAGADGGVYVR from the coding sequence ATGGATTTTCAGAATAAAAAAAAACTGAAAAATTCTGCCGGCCAAAACGGATTTACTCTGCTGGAGCTGATTGTGGTCATGGTGATCATGTCCATTGTTATGGCTGTCCTCATGCCGAGGCTGAGTGAGCAACTGATGGGTAACAGTCTGCGTTCCGCTGTTTCGGAGTTGGGAACCATTGCCGCCTCGGCCCGTTTCAGGGCTGCTGATACAGGCAAACAGCATGTAGTGGTGATTGATACTGAAAGCAGTGAGCTGAAGCTGTTTAGCGGGGACAAGAGCAAGATCCTGAGTATGACTCTGCTGCCCCCGAAAGTAACAGTTAAGGATATGGAACTTCTGGGGAAATCTGTATCCGGTCATGAAATGCACATAATTTTTTATCCTCAGGGTACGGCGACTCCCGCCCGTATGAGGCTTGTTTCCGAGAAGCGGGAGAGCATGAATCTGGTTGTCGCCGGGGCTGACGGAGGCGTGTATGTGCGCTGA
- a CDS encoding PaaI family thioesterase, producing the protein MDISTHEKIDRSLCGEPVAVADGCSEVRLTCTPNMVADASGLVHGGFIFGMADYAAMLAVNHPNVVLAGAESRFLKPSKVGDVLIAKANEQEKDGRKHIVKVEVFCGEAVVFSGTFTCFVTKEHVLAGA; encoded by the coding sequence ATGGATATTAGTACACATGAAAAAATAGACCGTTCCTTGTGTGGCGAACCTGTTGCTGTGGCAGATGGATGCAGCGAAGTGCGTCTTACCTGTACCCCGAATATGGTTGCCGATGCCAGCGGTCTGGTTCACGGCGGTTTTATCTTCGGTATGGCCGATTACGCCGCGATGCTGGCTGTCAATCATCCCAATGTAGTGCTGGCGGGAGCGGAGAGCCGTTTTTTGAAGCCGTCCAAGGTTGGTGATGTTCTGATCGCCAAGGCCAACGAGCAGGAAAAGGACGGACGAAAGCATATTGTAAAAGTGGAAGTTTTCTGCGGTGAGGCTGTTGTCTTCAGCGGAACTTTTACCTGCTTTGTTACCAAAGAGCACGTGCTGGCCGGTGCATAA
- a CDS encoding ATP-binding protein — protein sequence MKGIRIKIIIFFVAYLSFIALNTGMFWWNVVSLRDRLIVMDNFHELLSDILEIRRYEKNFMFYPEPGSLKEVVIYLDKAENDAAQLKNKIEEIAGPVEYQAFMKNMNDYKMQLSLLADGAPGDLVKTRTLGSSMVQKAQNLLTLKKKRIHDALIRIQYIPMAVMVSLAMLITVIFYWQTKKVFGRLGYVQQAAEGVARGDYDTINKIRSDDEISRLMRSAFSNMAAELESRQHQLIESRKLISIGTLASGIAHELNNPLNNVSLTADTMLEEFEDLEQDEAKEMLNDIINEIGRASLVVKNLLDFSREGEHLMCSISVTKLINETSKLVANQLKLDKISMRTDIPEDIPNIKGDLNSLQQVFINLIINADHAMTEGGSLSISVRSTSKGFVRFDVADNGCGMTEETIERIFDPFFTTKPVGKGTGLGLSIIYGIIKKHGGYIEVQSELDEGTTFSIYLPEQKEEDIYNDQISGSCN from the coding sequence ATGAAAGGGATCCGAATTAAAATCATAATATTTTTCGTCGCGTATTTAAGCTTTATAGCCCTTAATACAGGGATGTTCTGGTGGAATGTTGTCTCATTACGGGATCGTTTGATCGTCATGGATAACTTCCATGAATTGCTTTCGGACATTCTTGAGATACGGCGCTATGAAAAGAACTTCATGTTTTATCCCGAACCGGGAAGCCTTAAAGAGGTTGTGATCTATCTGGACAAAGCTGAAAATGATGCCGCCCAGTTAAAAAACAAAATCGAAGAAATAGCCGGCCCCGTGGAATATCAAGCCTTCATGAAAAACATGAACGACTATAAGATGCAGCTTAGCCTGCTCGCGGATGGCGCTCCCGGAGATCTGGTAAAAACCCGTACTCTGGGCAGCAGTATGGTGCAAAAGGCCCAGAATCTTCTCACCCTGAAGAAAAAGCGAATTCACGATGCATTAATACGAATTCAATATATTCCAATGGCCGTGATGGTCTCGCTGGCGATGCTCATCACAGTAATCTTTTACTGGCAGACCAAAAAGGTCTTCGGCAGGCTCGGTTATGTACAGCAGGCTGCTGAAGGTGTTGCCCGCGGCGATTACGATACTATTAATAAAATTAGAAGTGATGATGAAATCTCACGCCTCATGCGTTCAGCTTTCAGTAATATGGCCGCCGAGCTTGAATCACGCCAGCACCAGCTGATAGAATCACGAAAATTGATTTCCATCGGAACTCTCGCCTCAGGGATCGCCCATGAGCTCAATAATCCCCTCAATAATGTATCGCTGACGGCGGATACCATGCTTGAGGAATTCGAGGATCTTGAGCAGGACGAAGCCAAGGAGATGCTGAACGATATTATCAATGAAATAGGTCGGGCCAGCCTCGTAGTGAAAAACCTGCTTGATTTTTCAAGGGAAGGTGAACACCTGATGTGCAGCATCAGTGTTACAAAACTGATTAATGAAACCAGCAAACTAGTGGCCAATCAGCTTAAACTTGATAAAATCAGTATGCGAACCGACATCCCGGAAGATATCCCGAACATCAAAGGCGACCTGAACTCGCTGCAGCAGGTGTTCATCAACCTGATCATTAACGCCGACCATGCCATGACCGAAGGCGGCTCCCTGAGCATCTCCGTGCGCAGTACTTCCAAAGGATTTGTCCGGTTTGACGTGGCTGACAACGGATGCGGAATGACCGAGGAAACCATCGAGCGTATTTTCGACCCGTTCTTCACCACCAAGCCGGTAGGGAAAGGCACCGGACTGGGCTTGTCAATAATATATGGAATTATTAAGAAACACGGAGGCTATATAGAAGTTCAGAGCGAACTTGATGAAGGCACCACTTTTTCCATTTACCTGCCGGAACAAAAGGAAGAGGATATTTATAATGACCAAATTTCGGGCAGCTGTAATTGA
- a CDS encoding sigma-54 dependent transcriptional regulator yields the protein MTKFRAAVIDDEAHTAKLVARALTKQGFETETFALGHPFLNRMTEKPFQLVFIDLKLPDMDGMTILNFVKKGFEDVEAVIITGHGSIPSAVEATGKGAVSYIVKPFRIQEVKAIAQAAMEKLQLKDENRRLKESLSDVMPFDNFIGNSKVMQDLFAMIRKVAKVNCNVLLQADTGTGKERAACAIHDLSPRRNKTFVSFNCGGFTEELISSELFGHEKGAFTGASATKIGLLESADGGTVFLDEIGEMPLNMQVKLLHVIQERQIMRVGGTKPISLDIRIIAATNRDLYKAMDTGEFREDLFYRLNVVMIYLPRLTERRDDIPLLSNYFLKTFNNRFGKSVTGISPQAMEVLTNYNFPGNVRELENIIQRAVALAEGETIGIRELPPDLLNLAFSAFGATGLLSLEEVERRHIKHVLEATGYNKHLSSHILGLPRTTLWRRMKKYNLDTEETE from the coding sequence ATGACCAAATTTCGGGCAGCTGTAATTGATGACGAAGCCCATACTGCTAAACTGGTTGCGAGAGCTTTAACTAAACAGGGTTTTGAGACCGAAACATTCGCGCTCGGACATCCTTTTCTCAACCGCATGACCGAAAAGCCTTTCCAGCTGGTTTTCATAGATTTAAAACTGCCGGATATGGACGGGATGACTATCCTCAACTTCGTAAAAAAAGGGTTTGAGGACGTTGAAGCAGTCATCATTACCGGGCACGGCTCTATTCCGTCTGCTGTGGAGGCAACAGGCAAAGGAGCTGTAAGCTACATAGTCAAACCCTTTCGCATACAGGAAGTTAAAGCCATAGCGCAGGCGGCAATGGAAAAGCTGCAACTCAAGGACGAAAACCGCCGCCTGAAAGAAAGCCTGAGTGACGTGATGCCGTTCGATAATTTCATCGGCAACAGTAAAGTCATGCAGGACCTTTTTGCGATGATACGCAAAGTAGCCAAGGTAAATTGCAATGTGCTTTTACAGGCAGATACGGGAACCGGTAAGGAAAGAGCGGCATGCGCCATTCACGACCTAAGCCCCAGACGCAACAAAACATTCGTCTCCTTCAACTGCGGCGGATTCACGGAAGAACTGATTTCAAGTGAGCTTTTCGGGCACGAGAAAGGAGCCTTTACTGGTGCTTCCGCGACCAAAATAGGGTTGCTTGAATCCGCTGACGGCGGAACTGTCTTCCTTGATGAGATAGGCGAGATGCCCCTCAATATGCAGGTCAAGCTGCTTCATGTAATTCAGGAGCGCCAGATCATGCGCGTGGGGGGAACAAAACCGATTTCGCTTGATATACGCATTATCGCGGCCACCAACCGCGACCTGTATAAAGCTATGGATACCGGGGAATTTCGTGAAGACCTTTTCTACCGCCTCAACGTGGTGATGATTTACCTGCCCCGTCTGACAGAACGCCGGGACGATATCCCGCTGCTTTCCAACTACTTCCTCAAAACATTCAACAACAGGTTCGGAAAATCAGTAACGGGAATATCCCCGCAGGCAATGGAAGTCCTTACTAATTACAATTTTCCCGGCAATGTGCGCGAGCTCGAAAACATCATCCAAAGGGCCGTAGCCCTTGCTGAAGGGGAAACTATCGGGATACGGGAACTTCCGCCGGACCTCCTTAATCTGGCCTTCAGTGCTTTCGGCGCCACCGGGCTTCTTTCTCTTGAAGAGGTCGAGCGCCGCCACATAAAACATGTACTTGAAGCAACCGGGTATAATAAACACCTAAGCAGCCATATACTGGGACTCCCGAGGACTACTCTCTGGCGCCGTATGAAAAAATACAACCTTGATACCGAGGAAACTGAATAG
- a CDS encoding universal stress protein, whose protein sequence is MNNVLIAVDTSEYSFWLAYYAIGLSKRIYMNVSILMVDDEEFRSRPRNNEEWIGLPEKKLESLLAEDHSERSHINFYFTKGKFEDEVIQFILENKITTLFVGQPEPRGAKQEIKFVEQLERIGKKTDCHIEVVQKVSAYDHR, encoded by the coding sequence ATGAATAACGTACTTATAGCTGTCGACACATCTGAATACAGTTTCTGGCTCGCATATTACGCCATCGGCTTGAGCAAGAGAATATACATGAATGTCTCCATACTTATGGTTGACGATGAAGAATTTCGGAGCAGACCAAGAAACAATGAAGAATGGATCGGACTGCCGGAAAAAAAGCTGGAGTCGCTTCTGGCCGAAGACCATTCAGAGAGATCTCATATCAATTTTTATTTCACCAAAGGTAAATTTGAAGATGAGGTTATTCAATTCATCCTTGAAAACAAAATCACGACTCTTTTTGTCGGACAGCCGGAACCACGCGGGGCGAAGCAGGAAATTAAGTTTGTCGAACAACTGGAGAGAATCGGCAAAAAAACGGACTGCCATATAGAAGTCGTCCAAAAGGTCTCAGCATACGACCATCGCTGA
- a CDS encoding sulfite exporter TauE/SafE family protein, which yields MWHMYLPIAGNSVNVVVIFMLGGLVGLLSGIFGVGGGFLMTPLLIMFGIPPTVAAASDSNQIVGASTSGCLAHYKLGNVDFKMGILLLIGGVLGGFVGVQAIKVLRAMGNADFLINVTYVLMLGGVGSYMMIESLQSLRKEKTAAVQETPKKKSRYAKMLESLPFQTDFEKSGVRLSILMPLVLGSLVGILAAIMGVGGGFIMVPIMVYLLRMPMHVVVGTSLFQILFTCINVTILQSYTNHTVDFVLALLLLVGSTIGAQFGTKISKKLKGEQLKILLATLVLAVMVKMLLSLLLTPDVLLAYAGGH from the coding sequence ATGTGGCATATGTATTTACCCATTGCCGGAAACAGCGTTAACGTAGTCGTCATCTTCATGTTGGGCGGACTGGTTGGCCTGCTTTCGGGGATCTTCGGTGTCGGGGGAGGGTTCTTGATGACTCCTCTGCTGATTATGTTCGGTATTCCGCCGACGGTTGCGGCTGCATCTGATTCAAACCAGATTGTAGGGGCTTCAACTTCCGGCTGTCTTGCTCACTACAAACTCGGAAATGTTGACTTTAAGATGGGTATCCTACTCCTTATAGGTGGGGTTCTCGGCGGCTTCGTAGGTGTTCAGGCTATCAAAGTACTGCGCGCCATGGGTAATGCCGATTTTCTTATCAACGTTACCTATGTACTGATGCTTGGCGGAGTCGGATCATATATGATGATCGAAAGCCTTCAGAGTCTGCGCAAAGAGAAGACTGCTGCCGTACAGGAGACTCCTAAAAAGAAATCCCGCTATGCAAAGATGCTTGAAAGCCTCCCTTTTCAGACTGATTTTGAAAAGTCAGGTGTTCGCCTCTCCATCCTTATGCCGCTGGTCCTCGGTTCCCTTGTCGGTATTCTGGCCGCCATTATGGGTGTAGGCGGAGGCTTTATCATGGTTCCGATCATGGTTTACCTGCTGCGTATGCCTATGCATGTTGTTGTAGGAACAAGTCTTTTCCAGATATTATTTACCTGTATCAACGTTACCATTCTGCAATCATACACCAACCATACTGTCGACTTCGTGCTGGCCCTGCTGCTCTTGGTCGGTTCAACTATCGGAGCCCAGTTCGGCACTAAAATAAGCAAAAAGCTGAAAGGCGAACAGCTTAAAATCCTGCTGGCGACTCTCGTTCTGGCCGTTATGGTCAAAATGCTTCTCAGCTTGCTGCTCACTCCTGATGTGCTGCTGGCTTACGCAGGAGGACATTAG
- a CDS encoding TIGR02186 family protein, whose product MNKATTLVITLISMLLSCTMALAAEDITVQANPGHLTIGTTYDGTSLELSGTIPEGSAAVIRITGEHKDTHFKKKGKALGFLWMNLGSVELHDIPNLFLLGTDSETYASGGPEWEKLNLGFHSVKGETDQLIFDEFIKLVSHEGLYDIQEGVVTYSDAGNGMRHYTAKMAMPSSLKKGEYTVEVAAVRNGKVLGRSSRIVTADLAGFPAFLSSIAFGHEITYGVSAVIIAILAGLLMTLIFREKGGVH is encoded by the coding sequence ATGAATAAAGCAACAACACTTGTCATCACCCTGATTTCCATGCTGCTTTCGTGCACAATGGCACTCGCCGCTGAAGATATAACTGTGCAGGCAAATCCCGGCCATCTCACAATCGGAACAACCTATGACGGAACTTCCCTTGAACTGAGCGGAACCATCCCCGAGGGCAGCGCCGCAGTGATCAGGATTACCGGCGAGCACAAAGACACCCACTTCAAGAAAAAAGGTAAGGCTCTCGGATTCCTATGGATGAACCTCGGATCTGTAGAACTTCATGATATACCGAACCTGTTCCTGCTCGGAACAGACTCCGAAACTTACGCTTCCGGCGGCCCGGAATGGGAAAAGCTCAATCTTGGCTTTCATTCGGTAAAAGGCGAGACAGACCAGTTGATCTTCGATGAGTTTATTAAACTTGTCAGCCATGAGGGTTTGTATGATATACAAGAAGGTGTTGTAACATATAGCGATGCCGGTAACGGAATGAGGCACTACACGGCCAAAATGGCCATGCCGTCATCCCTTAAAAAGGGTGAATACACTGTAGAAGTTGCAGCTGTACGCAACGGAAAGGTTCTCGGCAGATCTTCCAGAATAGTCACTGCTGATCTGGCTGGATTTCCGGCTTTCCTTTCTTCAATTGCGTTCGGGCATGAAATTACCTACGGCGTTTCCGCAGTTATCATCGCAATTCTGGCCGGCTTGTTAATGACCCTGATTTTCAGGGAAAAAGGTGGAGTCCATTAG